A region of Dioscorea cayenensis subsp. rotundata cultivar TDr96_F1 chromosome 5, TDr96_F1_v2_PseudoChromosome.rev07_lg8_w22 25.fasta, whole genome shotgun sequence DNA encodes the following proteins:
- the LOC120259854 gene encoding RNA-binding protein PNO1-like, with translation MASSELAGGAVAMEMEVRGPEADLPRPKFPALKPHEMSDGKVQFRKVPVPPHRFSPLKRCWMEIYTPIYEQMKIDIRMNLKARRVELKTRSDTPDVSNLQKCADFVHAFMLGFDVADALALLRLDDLYVDSFEIKDVKALRGEHLSRAIGRLSGKGGKTKFAIENSTRTRIVIADTKINILGSFINIKVARDSLCSLILGSPAGKVYSKLRAVSARLAERY, from the exons ATGGCGTCGAGCGAGCTGGCTGGAGGCGCCGTCGCCATGGAGATGGAAGTTAGAGGGCCGGAGGCGGATCTTCCCCGGCCAAAGTTCCCGGCTCTGAAGCCTCACGAGATGTCGGACGGGAAGGTTCAGTTTAGGAAGGTGCCGGTGCCGCCTCATCGCTTCTCGCCTCTGAAGCGGTGCTGGATGGAGATCTACACCCCCATATATGAGCAGATGAAGATCGATATCCGCATGAATCTTAAG GCTCGACGGGTGGAACTGAAAACAAGATCAGACACACCAGATGTGAGTAATCTTCAAAAATGTGCTGATTTTGTCCATGCGTTCATGCTTGGATTTGATGTAGCTGATGCCTTAGCACTCCTGCGTCTAGATGATCTCTATGTTGATTCTTTTGAGATCAAGGATGTGAAGGCACTACGCGGTGAGCACCTTTCTCGTGCAATAGGACGGCTTTCGGGGAAAGGAGGCAAAACAAAGTTTGCCATTGAGAACTCAACAAGGACTAGAATTGTCATTGCCGATACAAAGATCAACATTCTAGGGTCATTTATCAACATCAAAGTTGCTAGAGATTCTCTTTGCAGCCTTATTTTGGGATCACCCGCCGGAAAGGTTTACTCTAAACTCAGAGCTGTTTCTGCAAGACTAGCAGAGAGGTACTAG
- the LOC120260193 gene encoding LOW QUALITY PROTEIN: pollen-specific leucine-rich repeat extensin-like protein 3 (The sequence of the model RefSeq protein was modified relative to this genomic sequence to represent the inferred CDS: substituted 1 base at 1 genomic stop codon): protein MEPLAHSLLLLLFTFLPFSFSLSDAEAAFIARRQLFTFKHSSGDLPLNYDFGFKINIKIKNPRLKKAFIALHSLKRAIYSDPKNFTGNWVGPNVCSYNGVFCSKAPDDPTVNAVSVLDLNGADIAGYLPSELGLLTDIALLHVNSNRFCGVVPESFSKLTRMSELDLSNNRLVGKFPDVLIGLPELRYLDLRFNEFEGELPKALFDKKLDALFLNDNRFISKIPENIGNSTVSVLVLANNKLNGCIPTTIGKMSSTLNELILTNNELTGCLPSELGFLGNATVLDMGYNSLSGELPKSLAGLKNLEYLGLSHNVLTGVVSEGVCGLPKLTNFSFGNNYFMGEAKECEVFDDKSNCIGERPXTKGCESPAPTSSKGHSSPPSSPPPPPVKSPPPPPLSSPPPPPPVNSTPPPPLTFRPPPPVQWPSPPPPLSPPPPPPPPPPPVSSPPPPTPKSDFDVLPPTLGLSYASPPPPQYPGY from the exons ATGGAGCCCTTGGCCCAttctctccttctcctcctcttcacCTTTCTGCCTTTCTCCTTCTCCCTCTCCGACGCCGAGGCCGCCTTCATTGCCCGCCGTCAGCTGTTCACCTTCAAACACTCCTCCGGTGATCTCCCTCTCAACTATGACTTTGGCTTCAAGATCAATATCAAAATCAAGAACCCTCGCCTTAAAAAAGCCTTCATTGCGCTGCATTCTCTCAAACGAGCCATCTACTCTGACCCTAAGAACTTCACCGGAAACTGGGTTGGCCCCAATGTGTGTTCTTATAATGGTGTGTTTTGTTCTAAAGCTCCCGATGATCCAACTGTAAATGCCGTCTCTGTTCTTGATCTCAATGGTGCTGATATTGCTGGTTATCTCCCTTCTGAGCTTGGTTTACTCACTGATATTGCTCTTCTTCATGTGAATTCTAATCGGTTTTGTGGGGTTGTACCTGAGAGCTTCTCAAAGCTTACAAGGATGTCTGAGCTCGACTTGAGCAATAATAGGCTTGTCGGGAAGTTCCCTGATGTTCTTATCGGTCTACCTGAGCTTCGATATCTTGATCTCCGGTTTAACGAGTTTGAAGGAGAGCTTCCTAAGGCACTCTTCGATAAGAAACTTGATGCATTGTTCTTGAATGATAATCGGTTTATTTCAAAGATACCAGAAAACATCGGCAACTCTACCGTTTCCGTGCTTGTTCTGGCCAACAACAAGCTCAATGGTTGTATCCCAACCACCATTGGGAAGATGTCTAGCACTTTGAATGAGCTTATCTTGACGAACAATGAGTTAACAGGTTGTTTACCTTCAGAGCTTGGGTTCTTGGGCAATGCTACGGTATTGGACATGGGGTACAATTCTCTTTCCGGAGAGCTGCCAAAGAGTTTGGCAGGGTTGAAGAATCTTGAGTATCTAGGACTTTCTCATAATGTATTGACTGGTGTTGTGTCTGAAGGTGTCTGTGGCTTGCCTAAGTTAACAAACTTTAGTTTTGGAAACAACTACTTTATGGGTGAAGCAAAAgagtgcgaggtgtttgatgatAAGAGTAATTGCATTGGTGAGAGGCCCTAGACAAAAGGA TGTGAATCTCCTGCTCCAACCTCCTCTAAGGGTCACTCTTCTCCACCTTCCTCGCCACCACCGCCACCAGTCAAGTCACCCCCTCCGCCGCCGttatcatcaccaccaccacctccaccggTCAACTCAACACCACCTCCACCATTAACGTTCCGGCCGCCTCCACCGGTCCAATGGCCTTCTCCGCCACCACCGCTTT caccaccaccaccgccaccaccgccgccgccgccggtatcatcaccaccacctccaACTCCTAAGTCAGACTTTGATGTCCTCCCTCCAACACTGGGACTTAGCTAtgcatcaccacctccaccccAATACCCTGGCTACTAA